Proteins encoded in a region of the Spiribacter sp. 1M189 genome:
- a CDS encoding cbb3-type cytochrome oxidase subunit 3, which produces MVSGIFTVVLLVTFLGIVAWAFSRKRRQSFDEAAQLPLENDEPLPPKDDDHDRHDGDEGGRS; this is translated from the coding sequence ATGGTTAGCGGAATTTTTACCGTGGTCCTGCTTGTGACCTTTCTGGGGATCGTCGCCTGGGCATTCAGCCGCAAGCGCCGCCAGTCATTCGACGAGGCCGCCCAGCTGCCGCTGGAGAACGACGAGCCGCTCCCGCCGAAGGACGATGACCACGACCGCCATGATGGCGACGAAGGAGGCCGGTCATGA
- the ccoS gene encoding cbb3-type cytochrome oxidase assembly protein CcoS, translating to MNILFILIPLGVMLLGFAVAAFIWAVSNGQYDDLDSPAWRILLDDDRRPPEQGNKPSDLPPADPDNPSRKDGEPEQ from the coding sequence ATGAATATCCTCTTCATTCTCATCCCGCTGGGCGTGATGCTGCTGGGCTTCGCCGTTGCCGCGTTCATCTGGGCAGTCAGCAACGGCCAGTACGACGATCTGGACAGCCCCGCCTGGCGCATTCTGCTGGACGACGACCGCCGTCCACCCGAGCAGGGCAACAAGCCAAGCGACTTGCCGCCAGCGGACCCGGATAACCCGTCGAGAAAAGACGGAGAACCCGAGCAGTGA
- the ccoN gene encoding cytochrome-c oxidase, cbb3-type subunit I, whose protein sequence is MQTPAAYNDRVVRQFTIMTVVWGIVGMLVGVIIAAQLLWPALNFDVPWLTYSRLRPLHTNAVIFAFGGSALFATSYYVVQRTCGVRLMGDRLAAFSFWGWQVVIVGAIFTLPFGYTQSKEYAELIWPLDILITLVWVAYAVSFFGTILRRRTKHIYVANWFYGAFIVAVAMLHIVNSLAIPTSLTQSYPVYAGAVDAMVQWWYGHNAVGFFLTAGFLGMMYYFVPKQAGRPIYSYRLSVVHFWALISIYMWAGPHHLHWTALPEWTQSVGMVFSLILLAPSWGGMINGIMTLSGAWHKLRDDPIIRFLVVSLSFYGMSTFEGPMMAIRTVNALSHYTDWTIGHVHSGALGWVAFITIGSIYMLVPRLFNREQMYSVPLINVHFWVSTIGVVLYIASMWIAGVMQGLMWRAVNDDGTLTYSFIESLSATYPYYAVRLLGGLLFFAGMLIMAYNVWRTIRPVEAARPATAPAASA, encoded by the coding sequence ATGCAAACACCTGCCGCGTACAACGATCGAGTCGTGCGTCAGTTCACCATCATGACGGTGGTCTGGGGCATCGTGGGCATGCTCGTGGGCGTGATCATCGCCGCTCAGCTACTCTGGCCCGCGCTCAACTTCGACGTCCCCTGGCTGACCTACAGCCGCCTGCGGCCGCTACACACCAATGCGGTGATCTTTGCGTTCGGCGGCTCAGCGCTGTTCGCCACGTCCTACTATGTCGTGCAGCGGACCTGTGGCGTCCGGCTTATGGGCGACCGGCTCGCGGCCTTCAGCTTCTGGGGCTGGCAGGTGGTGATCGTCGGCGCCATCTTCACGCTGCCGTTCGGCTATACGCAGAGCAAGGAGTACGCCGAGCTGATCTGGCCGCTGGATATCCTGATCACGCTGGTCTGGGTGGCCTACGCGGTGTCCTTCTTCGGCACCATCCTGCGGCGGCGGACCAAGCATATCTACGTCGCCAACTGGTTCTACGGAGCTTTCATCGTCGCCGTGGCCATGCTGCATATCGTCAACAGCCTGGCCATCCCGACTTCGCTCACCCAGTCCTACCCAGTGTACGCGGGCGCCGTGGATGCCATGGTGCAGTGGTGGTATGGCCACAACGCGGTGGGCTTTTTCCTGACCGCCGGCTTCCTGGGAATGATGTACTACTTCGTCCCCAAGCAGGCCGGTCGGCCGATTTACTCCTACCGCCTGTCGGTGGTGCACTTCTGGGCGCTGATCTCGATCTACATGTGGGCCGGCCCGCATCATCTGCATTGGACGGCCCTGCCGGAGTGGACCCAGTCGGTGGGGATGGTATTCTCGTTGATCCTGCTCGCGCCGTCCTGGGGCGGCATGATCAACGGCATCATGACCCTCTCCGGGGCCTGGCATAAGCTCCGGGATGACCCGATCATCCGCTTCCTGGTGGTGAGTCTGTCGTTCTACGGCATGTCCACCTTCGAGGGCCCGATGATGGCGATCCGGACGGTCAACGCCCTGTCGCACTACACCGACTGGACCATCGGCCATGTCCACTCCGGCGCGCTCGGCTGGGTGGCCTTCATCACCATCGGTTCGATCTACATGCTGGTGCCGCGGCTGTTCAACCGCGAGCAGATGTACAGCGTGCCGCTGATCAACGTCCACTTCTGGGTCTCCACCATCGGGGTGGTGCTCTACATCGCCTCCATGTGGATCGCCGGCGTCATGCAGGGGCTCATGTGGCGGGCGGTCAACGATGACGGCACGCTGACCTACAGCTTCATCGAGTCTCTTTCCGCGACCTATCCGTACTACGCGGTACGGCTGCTCGGCGGCCTGCTCTTCTTCGCCGGCATGCTGATCATGGCCTACAACGTCTGGCGCACGATTCGTCCGGTTGAGGCGGCTCGCCCGGCCACTGCCCCTGCGGCCAGCGCCTGA
- a CDS encoding FixH family protein, with translation MQTSVDSKPWYRQFWAWFVIIPPLTAVVAGTSTVVIANRHADNLVTGDFEKVGLGYQSTSKARAEAARLGLSAEVSLPEADGTVRLWLGGAHDYPQQLDVRLAHATQGDRDQRIQLVRVDGQRYEGRLPQAIDQRHYLIITDPAEVWRLEGRIGAGATEARLGAGADAP, from the coding sequence ATGCAGACGAGCGTCGACAGCAAGCCCTGGTACCGGCAGTTCTGGGCCTGGTTCGTGATCATCCCGCCCCTGACGGCAGTGGTCGCCGGGACCAGCACCGTGGTCATCGCCAACCGCCATGCCGACAATCTGGTCACCGGCGATTTCGAGAAGGTCGGCCTGGGTTACCAGAGCACCAGCAAGGCCCGCGCCGAGGCGGCCCGCCTGGGGCTGAGCGCCGAGGTCAGCCTGCCCGAGGCGGACGGCACCGTGCGGTTGTGGCTGGGCGGTGCCCATGACTACCCGCAGCAGCTGGACGTCAGACTGGCCCACGCCACCCAGGGCGACCGCGACCAGCGCATCCAGCTGGTGCGCGTGGATGGCCAGCGCTATGAGGGGCGCCTGCCACAGGCCATCGACCAGCGGCATTACCTGATCATCACGGATCCGGCCGAGGTCTGGCGGCTTGAGGGCCGCATCGGCGCGGGCGCCACCGAGGCCCGGCTCGGCGCCGGTGCCGATGCGCCTTGA
- a CDS encoding YfaZ family outer membrane protein translates to MKYCSRMIGGLVAVGLALPAAADSLDINFSGDAAQVGYSKALARDDLEAGAALMHHDSGGNIVEADLHLVDRPEPGRNTLVLGIGGKIPYINDDHRSADGAALAIGGKLRWTLPDYNRAGVAGAAYYAPSATSVHDIDGYREYSVRGEFRILEDADIYLGYRRIELSYDGSGGDRNFDDGVYAGFNVDF, encoded by the coding sequence ATGAAATACTGCAGTCGAATGATCGGTGGGTTGGTCGCCGTCGGCCTTGCGCTGCCGGCGGCGGCCGATTCCCTGGATATCAACTTCAGCGGTGATGCCGCGCAGGTGGGTTATAGCAAGGCACTGGCCCGCGACGACCTGGAGGCCGGGGCCGCACTGATGCATCACGACAGTGGTGGCAACATCGTCGAAGCGGATCTGCACCTGGTCGACCGTCCCGAACCGGGCCGCAACACCCTGGTGCTGGGCATCGGTGGCAAGATCCCCTACATCAACGATGATCATCGCAGTGCCGACGGGGCGGCGCTCGCCATCGGCGGCAAGCTGCGCTGGACGCTGCCGGATTACAATCGCGCCGGTGTGGCGGGTGCGGCCTACTATGCCCCGTCGGCCACCTCGGTGCATGACATCGATGGGTATCGGGAATACTCGGTTCGTGGCGAGTTCCGCATCCTTGAGGACGCCGATATCTACCTCGGCTATCGCCGCATCGAGCTGAGCTACGATGGATCGGGTGGCGATCGGAACTTCGACGATGGCGTCTACGCAGGCTTCAACGTCGACTTCTGA
- the ccoG gene encoding cytochrome c oxidase accessory protein CcoG — protein sequence MSAPVQDSMYAAHEKIHPREIKGRYQTVRKIMVFLLLGLFYVLPWVRIGGEPAILFDLPARQFHILGLTFWPQDFFYLTLLLVICALALFFVTSLAGRVWCGYACPQTVWTEVFLWMEHWTEGKRAKRMKLDRGPWNAEKILRKGSKQVLWIVFSLWTGFTFVGFFSPIDDLLMRAASFQLGPWETFWSLFYGFATYFNAGFMREQVCLYMCPYARFQGAMFDRETLIISYDEARGEPRGGRRRGVDPKEKGLGDCIDCNLCVQVCPTGIDIRDGLQYECIACGACIDACDSVMDKMDYPRGLVRYTTENALEGRPSRVIRPRTILYTVLLLALVTAGATGLALREPVRLDILTDRNTLYRETGNGLIENSYSFKLTNMSGEPHTYGFSVEGPAGVRIETEPPEVRLTSGETRTIPARIQLDPDATEKIGGVDVTVTVKSLDGTDITGSETTRFRTPVGR from the coding sequence ATGAGTGCTCCGGTCCAGGATTCGATGTATGCCGCCCATGAGAAGATCCATCCGCGGGAGATCAAGGGCCGCTACCAGACCGTGCGCAAGATCATGGTGTTCCTGCTGCTGGGTCTTTTCTACGTGCTCCCCTGGGTGCGCATCGGCGGTGAGCCGGCGATCCTGTTCGATCTGCCCGCCCGGCAGTTCCACATCCTCGGGCTCACCTTCTGGCCGCAGGATTTCTTCTATCTGACGCTGCTGCTGGTGATCTGCGCGCTGGCCCTGTTCTTCGTGACCTCGCTCGCCGGTCGTGTGTGGTGCGGGTATGCCTGCCCGCAGACGGTCTGGACCGAAGTCTTCCTGTGGATGGAGCACTGGACGGAGGGCAAGCGCGCCAAGCGCATGAAACTCGACCGCGGCCCGTGGAATGCCGAGAAGATCCTGCGCAAGGGCAGCAAGCAGGTACTCTGGATCGTCTTTTCGCTATGGACCGGCTTTACCTTCGTGGGTTTTTTCAGCCCCATCGATGATCTGCTGATGCGGGCGGCGTCCTTCCAGCTTGGGCCATGGGAGACGTTCTGGAGCCTGTTCTACGGCTTTGCGACCTACTTCAACGCCGGCTTCATGCGCGAGCAGGTCTGCCTCTACATGTGCCCCTACGCCCGATTCCAGGGCGCGATGTTCGATCGCGAGACGCTGATCATCTCCTACGACGAGGCGCGTGGCGAGCCCCGCGGCGGCCGCAGGCGCGGTGTCGACCCGAAGGAGAAGGGCCTTGGCGACTGCATCGACTGCAATCTCTGCGTCCAGGTCTGCCCCACCGGGATCGATATTCGCGACGGGCTGCAGTATGAGTGCATCGCCTGCGGCGCCTGCATCGACGCCTGCGACAGCGTCATGGACAAAATGGATTATCCGCGGGGCCTGGTGCGCTACACCACGGAGAACGCCCTGGAGGGCAGACCCAGCCGGGTGATCCGGCCACGCACCATTCTGTACACAGTCCTGCTGCTCGCCCTGGTCACCGCCGGTGCGACGGGGCTCGCACTGCGCGAGCCGGTCCGCCTGGATATCCTCACCGACCGCAATACCCTGTATCGCGAGACGGGCAATGGCCTGATCGAGAACAGTTATAGCTTCAAGCTGACGAATATGAGCGGTGAGCCGCACACCTACGGCTTCAGCGTTGAGGGGCCGGCCGGCGTGCGCATCGAGACCGAGCCCCCGGAGGTTCGGCTGACCTCCGGCGAGACCCGCACCATCCCGGCACGGATCCAGCTCGACCCCGACGCCACTGAGAAGATCGGTGGGGTGGACGTGACGGTCACCGTGAAAAGCCTGGATGGCACTGACATCACCGGCTCCGAGACCACCCGCTTCCGGACACCGGTGGGCCGCTAG
- the ccoO gene encoding cytochrome-c oxidase, cbb3-type subunit II: MSHEVVEKNAGLMAVLIFIVISIGGLVEIVPLFFSQQTTEPAPGVEPLPAIEFAGRDIYVANGCYNCHSQQIRPFRAETERYGDYSKAGEFVYDRPFQWGSKRTGPDLARVGGIYTDDWHYVHLINPRDVVPQSNMPGYPWFAERTVDAEQVAKSMAAQRDYLGVPYSDEDIAAARELEGVTEMEAIIAYLQGLGVNGGTSDG, translated from the coding sequence ATGTCGCATGAAGTCGTCGAGAAGAACGCCGGGCTGATGGCGGTGCTGATCTTCATCGTGATCAGCATCGGCGGACTGGTCGAGATCGTCCCGCTGTTTTTCTCGCAGCAGACCACCGAGCCGGCACCCGGCGTGGAACCCCTGCCGGCCATCGAGTTCGCCGGCCGGGACATCTATGTGGCCAACGGCTGCTACAACTGTCACTCCCAGCAGATCCGGCCTTTCCGGGCCGAGACCGAGCGCTACGGGGATTACTCCAAGGCCGGCGAGTTCGTCTATGACCGGCCCTTCCAGTGGGGCTCCAAGCGCACCGGCCCCGACCTGGCCCGGGTGGGCGGTATTTACACGGATGACTGGCACTACGTGCATCTGATCAATCCGCGTGACGTCGTGCCGCAGTCGAACATGCCGGGCTATCCCTGGTTCGCCGAGCGCACGGTGGATGCCGAGCAGGTGGCGAAGAGCATGGCAGCCCAGCGGGATTACCTGGGTGTGCCCTACAGCGACGAGGACATCGCCGCGGCCCGGGAACTGGAAGGCGTTACCGAGATGGAGGCCATCATCGCCTACCTGCAAGGGCTCGGCGTGAACGGAGGAACCAGCGATGGTTAG
- the ccoP gene encoding cytochrome-c oxidase, cbb3-type subunit III, producing MSLFWSVFIIVFVLANIFACWWLIRWTAKPRKGEAAAHETTGHVWDEDLREYNNPMPRWWLWLFYITIVFSLIYLVLFPGLGNFQGLLGWSQYKQYDKEVAEAEARFAPLYASYAEIPIPELAENGEAMATAGRLFANNCATCHGSDGRGARGYPNLADVDWQWGGAPEDIRHTLVNGRQAVMPAFDAALDETALEATAAYVYSLNGREAPERLVSQGRQQYQTLCVACHGVEGKGNPMLGAPNLTDETWLYGGSLETIEQTLIKGRNGQMPAFAETLGEDRIHLVAAYVYRLSGGEEARDAIAAR from the coding sequence ATGAGCCTGTTCTGGAGCGTGTTCATCATCGTCTTCGTGCTGGCCAATATCTTCGCCTGCTGGTGGCTGATCCGCTGGACGGCCAAGCCGCGGAAGGGCGAGGCGGCGGCCCACGAGACCACCGGCCATGTCTGGGATGAGGATCTGCGCGAGTACAACAACCCCATGCCGCGCTGGTGGCTGTGGCTGTTCTACATCACCATCGTGTTCAGCCTGATCTACCTGGTGCTCTTTCCGGGACTGGGCAACTTCCAGGGTCTGCTCGGCTGGAGCCAGTACAAGCAATACGACAAGGAAGTCGCCGAGGCCGAGGCGCGCTTTGCGCCGCTGTACGCCAGCTATGCCGAGATCCCCATCCCCGAACTGGCTGAGAATGGTGAGGCCATGGCGACGGCCGGGCGGCTTTTCGCCAACAACTGCGCCACCTGCCATGGCTCGGATGGGCGCGGGGCGCGGGGTTACCCGAACCTCGCCGATGTGGACTGGCAATGGGGTGGTGCGCCGGAGGATATCCGCCACACCCTGGTCAATGGCCGCCAGGCCGTGATGCCGGCCTTCGATGCGGCCCTGGATGAGACGGCACTCGAGGCCACCGCGGCGTATGTCTACAGCCTCAACGGCCGCGAGGCGCCGGAGCGGCTGGTCAGCCAGGGTCGGCAGCAATACCAGACGCTGTGCGTGGCATGCCATGGTGTTGAGGGCAAGGGCAATCCCATGCTGGGCGCGCCCAATCTCACTGATGAGACCTGGCTCTACGGCGGATCGCTGGAGACCATCGAACAGACCCTGATCAAGGGCCGTAATGGCCAGATGCCGGCCTTCGCCGAGACGCTGGGCGAGGACCGCATCCACCTGGTCGCCGCTTACGTCTACCGCCTGTCGGGCGGTGAGGAGGCGCGGGATGCGATCGCAGCCCGCTGA
- a CDS encoding heavy metal translocating P-type ATPase, with amino-acid sequence MSGCYHCGEPLPPGDPPTVTINGETHSVCCTGCAAVASLIAGAGLEDFYQYRTASAPRPDPQPDDWNAWDSDTAQRELVRMRPDGSREVVLLIEGLRCSACGWLIEHLLGRLPGVIGISVNPASARAVLTWDPETTALSVLLRELDRIGYHPHPLTPGERDSAALREQRAAIRRLAVAGLGMMQVMMYAVGLYAGAIQADMDPALETLLRWVSALVATPVALYAGYPFFQGALRDLRARRPGMDVPVALAVGSAYTASVWHVFSGSGEVYFDSVTMFVFFLTVARFLELMARQRAGRASTALGRLLPATALRLGTDGEERVALAALEPGDQLRVRPGEAIPADGRILRGRSHVDESLLTGESVPQPRSVGDEVVGGSTNTSSALDIEVTRTGGDTVVASVMRLLERAQAERPPVARLADRIARVFVTALLVAAAVTGAVWLQIAPERAFEITLAVLVVTCPCALSLATPAALVSATSRLAREGLLVARADAIERLAAVEQVVFDKTGTLTVGRIALGERDMLGALSEADCLAVAAAMEAEAGHPLARAFDGMRRDPSVQAIESHPGLGVEAGRAGRRLRLGRPDWVAALSGKPVPARRSDSGTEVLLGDTESLLGRFVLTDRIRPDAEAAVTALRQAGIRISIASGDAEPSVAAVAERLGIEEWRSGLTPADKLEWLSAQRQRGATAMVGDGVNDAPVLAGADLAVALGSGAAIAHGSADLLLAGERLTALAPGIDLARRTRRVIRENLTWAAGYNALALPLAAMGQIPPWAAAIGMSASSVLVVLNALRLTRGGRPRGASAPAGSLDTAGEATP; translated from the coding sequence TTGAGCGGCTGCTATCACTGCGGAGAGCCCCTCCCGCCGGGTGACCCGCCGACGGTCACCATCAACGGCGAGACCCACTCGGTATGCTGCACGGGCTGTGCAGCGGTCGCCAGCCTGATCGCCGGTGCCGGCCTGGAGGATTTCTACCAGTACCGCACGGCCAGTGCCCCGCGGCCCGATCCGCAGCCCGACGACTGGAACGCCTGGGACAGCGATACCGCCCAGCGCGAGCTGGTGCGCATGCGACCGGACGGCAGTCGCGAGGTGGTTCTGCTCATCGAGGGACTGCGCTGTTCGGCCTGCGGCTGGCTGATCGAGCACCTGCTCGGCCGCCTTCCCGGCGTTATCGGAATCAGCGTCAACCCGGCCTCCGCCCGGGCGGTACTGACCTGGGATCCGGAGACCACGGCCCTCTCGGTGCTGCTTCGCGAGCTCGACCGGATTGGCTACCACCCGCATCCGCTGACACCGGGAGAGCGCGATTCCGCGGCCCTGCGCGAGCAGCGCGCCGCCATTCGCCGCCTGGCCGTGGCCGGCCTCGGCATGATGCAGGTGATGATGTACGCCGTCGGGCTCTACGCCGGTGCCATCCAGGCCGACATGGATCCGGCACTGGAGACCCTGCTGCGCTGGGTAAGCGCACTGGTGGCAACGCCGGTGGCCCTGTACGCGGGCTATCCGTTCTTTCAGGGCGCGCTGCGGGATCTACGCGCCCGGCGGCCGGGCATGGACGTGCCGGTGGCGCTGGCGGTGGGCAGCGCCTATACCGCCAGTGTCTGGCACGTGTTCAGCGGCAGTGGTGAGGTCTATTTCGATTCGGTGACCATGTTCGTGTTCTTTCTCACCGTCGCCCGCTTCCTTGAGCTGATGGCCCGCCAGCGGGCCGGGCGGGCCAGTACCGCGCTGGGCCGGCTACTGCCCGCCACGGCATTGCGCCTCGGCACCGACGGCGAGGAACGGGTTGCGCTGGCGGCCCTCGAGCCCGGTGATCAGCTGCGGGTGCGCCCCGGCGAGGCGATCCCCGCGGATGGCCGGATCCTGCGCGGGCGCAGTCATGTCGACGAATCGCTGCTGACCGGCGAGTCGGTCCCGCAGCCCCGATCCGTGGGCGACGAAGTGGTGGGGGGCAGCACCAACACCAGTAGCGCGCTGGATATTGAGGTCACCCGCACCGGGGGCGATACGGTGGTGGCCTCGGTGATGCGACTGCTGGAGCGGGCCCAGGCGGAACGTCCGCCGGTGGCGCGGTTGGCCGACCGGATTGCCCGGGTGTTCGTCACGGCGCTACTGGTCGCGGCCGCGGTCACCGGGGCGGTCTGGCTGCAGATCGCGCCGGAACGCGCCTTCGAGATTACCCTGGCCGTGCTGGTGGTGACCTGCCCCTGCGCCCTTTCGCTGGCGACGCCGGCGGCCCTGGTCAGCGCCACCTCGCGGCTGGCCAGGGAAGGGCTTTTGGTGGCCAGGGCGGATGCCATCGAGCGGCTGGCCGCGGTCGAACAGGTTGTCTTCGACAAGACGGGCACCCTCACCGTGGGACGGATCGCGCTGGGCGAGCGGGACATGCTGGGCGCGCTCTCCGAGGCGGATTGCCTGGCCGTTGCCGCGGCCATGGAGGCCGAGGCCGGCCACCCGCTGGCGCGGGCCTTTGATGGCATGCGACGCGACCCCTCGGTACAGGCCATCGAGAGTCATCCCGGCCTGGGCGTGGAGGCCGGGCGTGCCGGCCGCCGGCTGCGGCTCGGCCGCCCCGACTGGGTAGCAGCCCTCAGCGGCAAGCCGGTGCCGGCGCGCCGCAGCGACTCGGGCACAGAAGTCCTTTTGGGCGATACCGAAAGCCTGCTCGGCCGATTCGTGCTCACGGATCGCATCCGGCCCGATGCCGAAGCGGCAGTCACCGCGCTGCGACAGGCCGGCATTCGGATCAGCATTGCCAGCGGCGATGCCGAACCCTCTGTGGCGGCGGTGGCCGAACGGCTGGGCATCGAGGAATGGCGCTCGGGGCTGACGCCGGCGGACAAGCTGGAGTGGCTCAGCGCACAACGCCAACGCGGTGCCACCGCCATGGTGGGCGATGGCGTCAACGATGCGCCGGTGCTTGCCGGCGCCGATCTGGCTGTCGCCCTCGGGAGTGGTGCCGCCATCGCCCATGGCAGTGCCGATCTGCTCCTCGCCGGCGAACGACTCACCGCACTGGCACCGGGCATCGACCTGGCCCGGCGGACCCGCCGGGTGATCCGCGAGAACCTCACCTGGGCGGCGGGCTATAACGCCCTGGCCCTGCCGCTTGCCGCCATGGGCCAGATCCCACCCTGGGCGGCGGCCATCGGCATGTCCGCGAGCTCGGTACTGGTGGTACTCAACGCCCTCCGCCTGACCCGGGGCGGCCGCCCGCGGGGCGCATCGGCACCGGCTGGCTCGTTGGACACGGCCGGCGAGGCGACCCCATGA
- a CDS encoding sulfite exporter TauE/SafE family protein codes for MGGTDPTLIAGLVAGLAGSSHCIGMCGGIAAALGSTAAPGGRGVACVLGYNLGRVASYAIIGGVAGLLGAGIGQGLGPAAPLLRLFAAVLVILVGIQLTLNRNLLAPLERAGLRLWQHIAPLAQRCMPVHNPAMAFALGGLWGWLPCGLVYAMALTAAGVGSAGGGAAFMIAFGLGTIPAMALVGVAGGRLSRFFQHQGFRRVAGLAVLALGIWTAVFPVRALMRMWL; via the coding sequence ATGGGCGGAACCGATCCGACACTGATCGCCGGCCTGGTCGCCGGCCTGGCCGGCAGCAGCCATTGCATCGGCATGTGTGGTGGCATTGCCGCCGCCCTCGGCAGCACCGCCGCGCCCGGTGGCCGCGGTGTCGCCTGCGTGCTCGGCTACAACCTGGGCCGGGTGGCGAGCTATGCCATCATCGGCGGCGTAGCCGGACTGCTGGGCGCGGGCATTGGCCAGGGCCTTGGCCCGGCGGCCCCGCTCCTGCGGCTGTTCGCCGCCGTGCTGGTGATCCTGGTGGGCATCCAGCTGACCCTCAATCGCAATCTGCTGGCGCCGCTGGAGCGGGCCGGACTGCGCCTCTGGCAGCACATCGCACCGCTCGCCCAGCGCTGCATGCCGGTGCACAACCCCGCGATGGCATTCGCTTTGGGCGGACTCTGGGGCTGGCTGCCCTGCGGCCTTGTCTATGCCATGGCGCTCACCGCCGCCGGCGTGGGTTCCGCGGGTGGCGGGGCGGCGTTCATGATCGCCTTCGGCCTCGGCACGATCCCGGCCATGGCGCTGGTCGGCGTTGCCGGCGGCCGGCTGTCGCGCTTCTTCCAGCACCAGGGGTTTCGGCGGGTCGCCGGCCTGGCGGTGCTGGCACTGGGTATCTGGACGGCGGTCTTCCCGGTGCGCGCCCTCATGCGGATGTGGTTGTAA
- a CDS encoding FAD-binding oxidoreductase — translation MEFLDALSQQLGPGAVIHPGEGMASYLTERRGLFADRPVRAVLRPADSAGVAATVRMCAQQGVAIVPQGGNTGLCGGAAATDGGEAIILSLERLNRIRAVDADNFSLTAEAGCRLSAVQAAAAAVDRLFPLSYAAEGDCQIGGNLATNAGGMNVLRYGNARDLTLGLEVVLADGRIWNGLRALRKDNSGYDLKDLFIGAEGTLGIITAATLKLFPAIRERATAIVGLESAESAVALFGILRAESGDTVTSCELMGRQPLAFAIDYAEGCVEPLPAAYPWYLLIELTSSGHEVQLGRRLERALSAAPAGIGDYRIADNADEAAAFWRLRNGIPGAQKGAGASVKNDISVPVADMPGFIDAAGAVVRDACPGVRVCAFGHIGDGNIHFNLTRPETMDDADFLAEWDELTQQVHDVVMTYNGSFAAEHGVGQLKPGEVSRLKDPVEQDLMRRLKSALDPAGRLNPGKVVPPAED, via the coding sequence ATGGAATTCCTCGACGCACTAAGCCAGCAGCTGGGGCCCGGGGCGGTCATTCACCCCGGTGAGGGAATGGCATCCTACCTGACGGAACGCCGCGGGCTTTTCGCCGATCGCCCGGTGCGTGCGGTGCTGCGCCCCGCGGATAGCGCGGGCGTTGCCGCAACGGTGCGAATGTGCGCCCAGCAGGGAGTTGCCATTGTGCCTCAGGGCGGTAATACCGGCCTGTGCGGGGGCGCCGCGGCCACCGATGGTGGCGAGGCCATCATCCTGTCGCTGGAGCGGCTCAACCGCATCCGCGCCGTGGATGCGGACAACTTCAGCCTGACCGCCGAGGCCGGATGTCGATTGAGCGCCGTCCAGGCCGCCGCCGCTGCCGTGGATCGACTCTTCCCGCTCAGCTACGCCGCGGAGGGCGACTGCCAGATCGGCGGCAACCTGGCCACCAATGCCGGCGGCATGAATGTGCTGCGCTACGGCAACGCCCGCGACCTGACCCTGGGCCTCGAGGTGGTCCTGGCCGACGGGCGGATCTGGAACGGCCTGCGCGCCCTGCGCAAGGACAACAGCGGGTACGACCTGAAGGATCTGTTCATCGGTGCGGAGGGCACACTGGGCATCATCACTGCCGCGACCCTCAAGCTCTTCCCGGCGATCCGTGAACGGGCCACCGCCATTGTGGGCCTCGAGAGCGCCGAGTCGGCCGTTGCGCTGTTCGGCATTCTGCGGGCCGAGAGCGGCGACACTGTCACCAGCTGCGAGCTCATGGGCCGCCAACCCCTGGCCTTTGCCATCGACTATGCCGAGGGTTGCGTTGAACCGCTGCCCGCGGCGTACCCCTGGTATCTGCTCATCGAACTGACCAGCAGCGGCCACGAGGTCCAGCTGGGGCGCCGGCTGGAGCGGGCCCTGTCCGCTGCCCCGGCGGGGATCGGCGACTACCGGATCGCCGATAACGCCGATGAGGCCGCGGCGTTCTGGCGCCTGCGCAACGGCATCCCCGGCGCCCAGAAGGGCGCTGGTGCCAGCGTCAAGAACGATATCTCGGTGCCAGTGGCGGACATGCCGGGCTTCATTGATGCCGCCGGCGCCGTCGTCCGCGATGCCTGCCCCGGCGTCCGCGTCTGCGCGTTCGGGCATATCGGTGATGGCAACATCCACTTCAACCTGACCCGACCCGAGACGATGGACGATGCGGACTTCCTCGCGGAATGGGATGAACTCACCCAACAGGTCCACGACGTGGTCATGACATACAACGGCTCGTTCGCCGCCGAGCACGGAGTGGGCCAGCTGAAGCCCGGCGAGGTTTCGCGGCTGAAGGACCCGGTGGAGCAGGATCTGATGCGGCGCCTGAAGTCCGCGCTGGATCCGGCGGGCCGCCTCAACCCCGGTAAGGTTGTGCCGCCGGCGGAGGACTAG